In Crinalium epipsammum PCC 9333, the following are encoded in one genomic region:
- a CDS encoding cation:proton antiporter: MAVESTVSEIAIETNLKQFLLVLSVSLSVATLPQVFSWFRRIPYTLLLVIVGLGLALVDVRLVNLSPGLILSIFLPPLLFEAAWNLQWSKLKRDLVPICLYAVVGVLISIAGVALGLNQLGGLSLTTALLVGASLSATDPVSVTALFRELGVEKRLTVLMEGESLFNDGVAVVAFGFLLSFSLGTDELAVQPILIQFFQVVGIGVGIGCLIGFGLSYLTQRFDLPLVEQSLTLVSAYGAYLITEDLGGSGVIAVVTTGLILGNFGSRIGMNPRTRIIVSEFWEFLSFFVNSIVFLLIGDQVRFAILGDNLGIIAITVGAMILTRAIAIYGLSFLSNRFTNSEISLPDQTILWWGGLRGSVSIALALSMPVILPEREKIIATVFGVVLFTLLVQGLTIQPLLKKLNLLGNQPLRQEFLEAIARQTALQRVLQHLEKTEKRPGVEPDFYRYQTALVSGELISLKQKIKQLQDEHPDLQSFVTNQLQEELLAIEAETYAESVRAGQLNRELSPFLQQVTEDR, from the coding sequence ATGGCAGTTGAATCTACAGTCAGCGAAATTGCTATTGAAACCAATCTTAAGCAATTTCTGCTAGTCCTCTCGGTTTCTTTAAGTGTTGCGACTCTACCACAAGTCTTTAGCTGGTTTCGCCGCATTCCCTATACTCTGCTTCTAGTGATAGTTGGGCTAGGGCTGGCGCTTGTGGATGTGCGACTGGTTAATCTTTCACCAGGATTGATTTTGTCGATTTTTTTACCTCCTCTACTCTTTGAGGCTGCCTGGAATTTGCAGTGGTCAAAATTAAAGCGGGATCTGGTTCCTATTTGTCTGTATGCGGTTGTAGGGGTGTTGATTTCTATTGCGGGAGTAGCATTGGGGTTAAATCAGTTGGGGGGACTGTCATTAACCACTGCTCTGTTAGTAGGAGCAAGTTTGTCAGCGACTGACCCGGTTTCTGTAACAGCTTTATTTCGAGAATTGGGGGTGGAAAAACGCCTCACCGTCCTGATGGAGGGAGAAAGTTTATTTAATGATGGGGTGGCTGTTGTTGCTTTTGGGTTTTTATTGTCATTTTCGCTAGGAACTGATGAACTTGCAGTTCAGCCAATTTTGATTCAATTCTTTCAAGTAGTTGGTATTGGCGTTGGAATAGGCTGTTTAATTGGCTTTGGTCTCTCTTACCTGACTCAGCGATTTGATCTGCCACTTGTAGAACAATCCCTCACCCTGGTTTCTGCTTACGGCGCTTATTTGATTACTGAGGATTTGGGCGGCTCAGGCGTGATTGCAGTAGTAACAACAGGCTTGATCTTGGGTAACTTTGGGTCTCGCATTGGGATGAATCCCCGTACTCGAATTATCGTCAGCGAGTTTTGGGAGTTCCTGTCGTTTTTTGTCAATTCTATTGTGTTCTTGCTGATTGGCGATCAGGTGCGGTTTGCGATTCTGGGAGATAACCTGGGAATAATAGCTATTACTGTTGGCGCGATGATTTTAACACGGGCGATCGCTATCTATGGTTTGAGCTTTTTGAGCAATCGCTTTACTAACTCCGAAATTTCTCTTCCCGATCAAACTATTCTGTGGTGGGGTGGATTACGAGGTTCTGTCTCAATCGCCTTGGCATTAAGTATGCCTGTGATCTTGCCGGAACGAGAAAAAATTATTGCGACGGTTTTTGGCGTGGTACTGTTCACTCTACTGGTACAGGGTTTGACAATTCAACCACTGTTGAAAAAGCTAAATCTGTTAGGTAATCAACCCTTGCGTCAGGAATTTTTAGAAGCGATCGCCCGTCAAACTGCGCTTCAGAGGGTGCTGCAACATCTAGAAAAAACTGAAAAACGTCCGGGGGTTGAGCCAGATTTTTATCGTTACCAGACGGCGTTGGTAAGTGGCGAACTAATTTCTCTCAAACAGAAAATTAAGCAGCTTCAGGATGAACATCCTGACCTCCAAAGCTTTGTCACCAATCAACTACAGGAAGAACTGCTGGCTATCGAGGCAGAAACCTATGCTGAATCTGTCCGGGCAGGGCAGCTTAACCGAGAACTCTCACCATTTTTGCAACAAGTTACGGAAGACAGATAG
- a CDS encoding DUF389 domain-containing protein, whose translation MLSNIRNRFQHFRRKQAKLEQIQQCQLELLDESTLNSSYLILIIGSCAIATLGLLANSTAVIIGAMLVAPLMLPIRSLAFGALEGDVLLFRRGMITLLVGTLLAVAIAYSVGLLVQLPSYDSEILARSEPTLLDLGIAIAAGSISGYAKVEPKVSGSLAGTAIAVALMPPLCVIGLGMAQSNWSLSFGATLLYLTNLLGITLSCMLTFLLAGYTPLHQARKAISWTLALTAILLLPLGASFTRLIRQAQLETSLQRALVNRTVTFQRLQLLQFNTNWLTNPPEVRLSVRAKEPVTPRQVQLLEEFVEREMGQQFTLVFEVGQVQEVRRQE comes from the coding sequence ATGTTGAGCAATATTCGCAATCGTTTCCAGCACTTCAGACGTAAACAAGCAAAACTTGAACAAATTCAGCAGTGCCAACTGGAATTGCTTGATGAATCAACGCTCAACTCCTCTTACTTAATTTTGATTATTGGTTCTTGTGCGATCGCTACTTTAGGTTTACTCGCCAATAGTACCGCAGTAATTATTGGTGCGATGCTCGTTGCACCTCTAATGTTACCAATTCGGAGTTTAGCTTTTGGTGCATTAGAGGGAGATGTGCTGTTATTTCGCAGAGGCATGATTACGCTTTTGGTAGGAACCCTACTAGCAGTTGCGATCGCTTATAGTGTTGGTTTGCTCGTTCAACTTCCTAGCTACGACAGTGAAATTCTTGCCCGCTCTGAACCCACGCTTTTAGACTTGGGAATTGCCATTGCCGCAGGTAGCATTAGTGGTTATGCCAAAGTAGAACCAAAGGTTTCAGGCAGTTTAGCGGGAACTGCGATCGCAGTTGCTTTGATGCCACCACTTTGTGTAATTGGTTTAGGAATGGCACAATCCAACTGGTCACTTAGTTTCGGAGCTACACTACTTTACTTAACTAACTTGCTGGGCATCACTCTTTCTTGTATGCTCACCTTTCTATTGGCAGGCTACACACCTTTACATCAAGCTCGTAAAGCCATTAGTTGGACGTTAGCACTTACAGCAATTCTATTATTACCTTTAGGCGCAAGCTTTACGCGCCTAATTCGGCAAGCACAGCTAGAAACCAGTTTGCAGCGAGCCTTGGTTAATCGGACGGTAACATTTCAACGATTACAACTGCTTCAATTTAATACAAATTGGTTAACCAATCCCCCTGAAGTTCGTTTAAGCGTGCGAGCCAAAGAACCTGTTACGCCTCGGCAGGTACAGTTATTAGAGGAATTTGTTGAGAGGGAAATGGGGCAGCAGTTTACTCTTGTTTTTGAGGTCGGACAGGTGCAGGAAGTGCGGCGGCAAGAATAA
- a CDS encoding DUF2254 domain-containing protein, protein MQNTKLSKLWDSLNSSFWFIPTLMVILAIAFSFITIGIDQRLETDIIKNLGWAYALGPSGSRAILSAIAGSMMSVATTAFSITIVALQLASSQFGPRLLRNFMQDTGNQIVLGTFISTFVYSLLVLRTINGVEENEFVPHLAVTCGIGLAIASIGVLIYFIHHSASSIQVDRVITKVGHELDDAIERLFPNKIGRSPSKQRQEPAMSDIPADFDRDACPVKVTNSGYIQAIDESQIMQIAKENNLLLRIEHRPGDFVVRGSDLILVFPGEQVNKKLTGKINDAFVIGLQRTDQQDVEFSVNQLVEIAARALSPGINDPFTAIRCIDQLSVALCYLAQKDIPSPYRYDDDDKLRIIAEPISFADLTDAAFNQIRQYGKSSVGVTMRLLEAIKTIASFTHNKTDRAALLRHANMIHRGSQEGIKEELDILDVKKRYLAAVKAIEKH, encoded by the coding sequence ATGCAAAATACAAAACTCAGCAAACTTTGGGACTCACTAAATTCGAGTTTTTGGTTTATACCAACACTGATGGTGATATTGGCGATCGCGTTTTCATTTATAACTATCGGGATTGATCAACGTCTAGAAACAGATATCATCAAGAATTTGGGGTGGGCTTATGCTCTCGGCCCTAGTGGCTCACGCGCGATTCTTTCAGCAATTGCTGGTTCAATGATGAGCGTTGCTACGACTGCCTTTTCAATTACGATTGTTGCACTTCAGCTTGCGTCTTCGCAGTTTGGGCCTCGATTGCTGCGTAACTTCATGCAGGATACGGGTAATCAGATCGTACTTGGAACTTTTATCTCCACGTTCGTTTATAGCCTGCTGGTACTGCGAACCATCAATGGTGTTGAAGAAAACGAGTTTGTGCCTCATCTGGCGGTGACGTGCGGTATCGGACTGGCGATCGCCAGTATTGGTGTGCTGATTTACTTCATTCACCATTCAGCTTCTTCTATTCAGGTGGATCGAGTTATTACTAAGGTTGGTCACGAGTTAGATGATGCGATCGAGCGACTCTTTCCCAACAAGATCGGGCGGAGTCCATCAAAACAACGACAAGAACCAGCGATGTCAGACATTCCAGCCGATTTTGATCGCGATGCCTGCCCCGTTAAAGTCACAAATAGCGGCTATATCCAGGCGATTGATGAAAGCCAGATTATGCAGATCGCTAAGGAAAACAACCTCTTGCTACGGATTGAGCATCGTCCCGGAGATTTTGTCGTGCGTGGCAGTGACCTCATCCTAGTTTTTCCTGGGGAACAAGTTAACAAGAAGCTGACGGGGAAAATCAACGATGCTTTTGTTATAGGGTTGCAGCGAACAGATCAGCAAGACGTAGAATTCTCTGTAAACCAGCTTGTTGAAATTGCGGCACGCGCCCTTTCACCCGGAATTAACGATCCCTTCACTGCCATCCGTTGCATTGACCAACTTAGTGTAGCTCTGTGTTATCTGGCACAAAAAGATATTCCCTCTCCCTACCGCTACGATGACGATGACAAGCTTCGCATCATTGCTGAACCTATCTCCTTCGCAGATCTAACGGATGCTGCCTTTAACCAAATTCGCCAGTATGGAAAATCCAGTGTAGGGGTAACAATGCGTTTGCTGGAGGCGATCAAAACCATTGCATCCTTCACCCATAACAAAACAGACCGTGCGGCACTGCTGCGTCATGCCAACATGATTCATCGCGGTAGCCAAGAGGGAATAAAGGAGGAATTAGATATCCTCGATGTTAAAAAGCGTTATCTAGCCGCAGTAAAAGCAATAGAAAAGCATTGA